One window of Triticum dicoccoides isolate Atlit2015 ecotype Zavitan chromosome 5A, WEW_v2.0, whole genome shotgun sequence genomic DNA carries:
- the LOC119301939 gene encoding cellulose synthase-like protein E6 — translation MERTRLFETETHGGRAAYRLHAVTVAAGILLLLYYRATRVPAAGEGRAAWLGMLAAELWYAAYWVVTQSVRWSPVRRRPFRDRLAARHGERLPSVDIFVCTADPYSEPPSLVVSTILSLMAYNYPPEKLSVYLSDDGGSILTYYGMWEASLFAKHWLPFCKRYNIEPRSPAAYFSQSDGHQELCTPKEWSLIKDMFDEMTERIDTAVMSGKVPEEIKARQKGFHEWNQEITSKNHQPIVQILIDGKDQNAVDNEGNVLPTLVYMAREKRPQHHHNFKAGAMNALIRVSSVISNSPIIMNVDCDMYSNNNDAVRDALCFFLDEEMGHKIGFVQYPQNYNNLSKNDIYGNSLQVINEVEMGGMDSLGGPLYIGTGCFHRREILCGRKFTKDYQEDWNAGIKDKLQESIDETEEKAKSLAACTYEHGTQWGDEIGVKYGCAVEDVITGLAIHCRGWESVYNNPKKPAFMGVGPTTLAQTILQHKRWSEGNLSIFLSKYNVFLFGHGKTKLRHQMGYHIYGLWAPNSLATLYYVIIPSLALLKGTPLFPEITSPWIAPFVYVFCVKNMYSLYEALSSGDTLKGWWNGQRMWLVKRITSYLFGVLDNLWKLLGLSKMNFVVSPKVSDEDESKRYEQEIMEFGSSDPEYVIIGTITLLNLVCLLGGLSKVMKVGWNNIHLDALFPQLILCGMVVITSIPFYEAMFLRKDKGRIPFPVTLASIGFVMLALLPAIV, via the exons ATGGAGAGGACTCGGCTGTTCGAGACGGAGACGCACGGGGGCCGGGCGGCGTACAGGCTCCACGCCGTCACGGTGGCCGCCGGGATCCTCCTGCTGCTCTACTACCGGGCGACGCGCGTGCCGGCCGCCGGCGAGGGCAGGGCGGCGTGGCTGGGCATGCTGGCGGCGGAGCTCTGGTACGCCGCCTACTGGGTGGTCACGCAGTCCGTCCGCTGGAGCCCCGTCCGGCGCCGCCCCTTCAGGGACAGGCTCGCCGCCAG GCACGGAGAAAGGCTACCTTCTGTGGACATCTTTGTGTGCACTGCAGACCCCTACTCGGAGCCGCCGAGCCTCGTCGTCTCCACCATCCTATCGCTCATGGCGTACAATTACCCGCCCGAGAAATTAAGCGTGTACCTTTCTGACGACGGCGGCTCGATTCTCACTTACTATGGCATGTGGGAGGCCTCCTTGTTTGCAAAGCACTGGCTGCCATTCTGCAAGAGATATAACATTGAGCCAAGGTCACCGGCCGCTTACTTCTCACAGTCAGATGGGCATCAAGAACTGTGCACCCCAAAAGAATGGTCATTGATCAAG GACATGTTTGACGAAATGACTGAGCGAATAGACACGGCTGTCATGTCGGGCAAAGTTCCCGAAGAAATCAAAGCAAGGCAGAAAGGATTTCATGAATGGAACCAGGAAATCACCTCAAAGAATCACCAGCCAATTGTTCAG ATTCTGATAGATGGCAAGGATCAAAATGCAGTTGATAATGAAGGAAATGTGCTACCAACACTTGTTTACATGGCGCGTGAGAAGAGGCCTCAGCACCACCATAACTTCAAAGCTGGGGCCATGAATGCTCTG ATAAGGGTATCATCAGTGATAAGCAACAGCCCTATCATCATGAATGTGGACTGTGATATGTACTCCAACAACAACGATGCGGTCAGAGATGCACTGTGCTTCTTCCTTGACGAAGAAATGGGTCACAAGATTGGATTTGTGCAGTACCCTCAGAACTATAACAATCTGAGCAAGAATGATATATATGGGAACTCCCTCCAAGTCATCAATGAG GTGGAGATGGGTGGTATGGACAGTTTGGGTGGCCCTCTGTATATTGGCACCGGATGTTTCCACAGAAGGGAGATCCTTTGCGGCAGGAAGTTCACAAAAGACTACCAGGAAGACTGGAATGCAGGAATCAAGGACAAATTACAAGAGAGCATAGATGAGACTGAAGAGAAAGCCAAGTCTTTAGCAGCCTGCACATATGAACATGGCACACAGTGGGGAGATGAAATTGGGGTAAAATATGGTTGCGCGGTGGAGGATGTAATCACCGGATTGGCAATACATTGCAGAGGATGGGAGTCGGTCTACAACAATCCTAAAAAACCAGCGTTTATGGGTGTAGGTCCAACGACACTTGCTCAGACAATATTGCAACATAAGCGATGGAGCGAGGGTAACTTATCAATTTTCCTTTCCAAGTACAACGTGTTCTTGTTTGGGCATGGAAAAACCAAGCTACGGCATCAGATGGGCTACCATATCTATGGACTATGGGCACCCAACTCACTCGCTACGCTGTATTATGTTATCATCCCTTCACTGGCCCTCCTCAAAGGCACCCCCCTTTTCCCAGAG ATTACAAGTCCATGGATTGCACCCTTCGTATATGTCTTCTGCGTGAAGAACATGTACAGCCTATATGAGGCACTATCATCTGGAGACACGCTGAAAGGATGGTGGAATGGGCAGAGGATGTGGTTGGTCAAAAGAATAACCTCGTACCTTTTTGGAGTCCTTGACAATCTCTGGAAGTTACTTGGACTGTCAAAGATGAATTTTGTGGTTTCACCGAAGGTAAGCGATGAAGACGAGTCCAAGAGGTATGAGCAAGAGATTATGGAATTCGGGTCGTCGGATCCAGAATATGTGATCATCGGGACTATCACTTTACTCAACCTTGTTTGCCTGCTGGGAGGGCTAAGTAAAGTCATGAAAGTTGGATGGAATAATATACACTTGGATGCACTTTTCCCCCAGCTCATTCTCTGTGGGATGGTGGTGATAACCAGTATCCCATTCTATGAAGCAATGTTCCTGAGGAAGGACAAAGGCAGAATACCATTCCCAGTTACACTAGCTTCTATTGGCTTTGTGATGTTGGCTTTACTGCCAGCAATAGTTTAA